One region of Actinomycetota bacterium genomic DNA includes:
- a CDS encoding NAD(P)/FAD-dependent oxidoreductase — MARKEADAVIVGAGTSGTYLAWRLAQAGYRCLVLEKDGLENLGTAIGPFHMEEAAFERFDIPLPEGEELLHRLETVTMWPPCMQGGVTARLVTLDMDKPRFMRRLISYAREAGAEFRERTEFVGVMREGGVPAGVLARGPEGEYEVACRLVVDASGIGGAVRAGLPATPWFENDPIDDIDTLVVYMESWGELEGDRRPGINSYLHFQGWYAPSYDEEMIVGVGMPASLEGAKKRHQAFAATLPFKGVAKSSTTGRVPYRRPPFSLVDNGVMVVGDAAFMNKPFSGEGVTSAFTACAIASEVASEALSRDDLTREALWPYNVRYFRDQGAKFAFLTALMPALVSLTPREIDFLYSVPGVFSEEGTRALNLEYELKSDPAQTLRDLPALARGIAAGRLRLESVARMARMAAAAGALRKLYESYPEHPVDFGAWAKKARPLWKKADDERHAYFRRVLSEYA; from the coding sequence GTGGCGCGGAAAGAGGCGGACGCGGTCATCGTGGGGGCGGGCACTTCCGGGACCTACCTGGCATGGAGGCTGGCGCAGGCGGGGTACCGCTGCCTGGTGCTGGAAAAGGACGGGCTGGAGAACCTGGGCACCGCCATCGGGCCCTTCCACATGGAGGAGGCGGCTTTCGAGAGGTTCGACATCCCCCTCCCCGAGGGGGAAGAGCTCCTGCACCGCCTGGAAACCGTCACCATGTGGCCTCCGTGCATGCAAGGAGGGGTGACGGCCCGACTGGTCACCTTGGACATGGACAAGCCGCGCTTCATGCGTCGCCTCATCTCCTACGCCCGGGAGGCGGGAGCGGAGTTTCGGGAGCGCACGGAGTTCGTCGGCGTGATGAGGGAGGGGGGCGTTCCCGCCGGCGTCCTGGCGCGGGGTCCGGAGGGTGAATACGAGGTGGCGTGCAGGTTGGTGGTGGACGCTTCGGGGATCGGCGGAGCCGTGCGTGCCGGCCTGCCCGCCACGCCATGGTTCGAGAACGACCCCATCGACGATATCGATACCCTGGTGGTGTACATGGAATCCTGGGGCGAGCTGGAGGGAGACCGCCGCCCGGGCATCAACTCCTACCTGCACTTCCAGGGATGGTACGCCCCCAGCTACGACGAGGAGATGATCGTGGGGGTGGGCATGCCCGCGAGCCTGGAGGGGGCGAAAAAGCGCCACCAGGCCTTCGCCGCCACCCTGCCCTTCAAGGGCGTGGCGAAGAGCTCGACCACGGGACGGGTCCCCTACCGCCGCCCCCCCTTCTCCCTGGTGGACAACGGGGTCATGGTGGTGGGGGACGCCGCCTTCATGAACAAGCCCTTCAGCGGAGAGGGGGTCACCTCCGCCTTCACGGCCTGCGCCATCGCGTCCGAGGTGGCCTCGGAGGCCCTGAGCCGCGACGACCTGACCCGGGAAGCGCTGTGGCCCTACAACGTGCGTTATTTCCGTGACCAGGGGGCGAAATTCGCCTTCCTCACCGCGCTGATGCCGGCGCTGGTATCCCTTACTCCGAGGGAGATAGACTTTCTCTATTCCGTCCCCGGCGTCTTCAGCGAGGAGGGCACCCGGGCGCTCAACCTCGAGTACGAGCTCAAGTCGGACCCGGCGCAGACCCTGCGGGATCTTCCCGCCCTGGCGAGAGGCATCGCCGCGGGCAGGCTCCGGCTCGAGTCGGTGGCCCGTATGGCGAGGATGGCGGCGGCGGCGGGGGCCCTGAGGAAGCTCTACGAGTCATACCCCGAGCACCCGGTGGATTTCGGGGCCTGGGCAAAAAAGGCAAGGCCGCTCTGGAAAAAAGCGGATGACGAGAGGCACGCCTATTTCCGGCGCGTGCTGAGCGAATACGCCTGA
- a CDS encoding DUF3795 domain-containing protein — protein MAVDRDLLAPCGLYCGVCAVRIAHRDGNRKFKERLVSVYGVSSPEDIRCGGCLSDDLFFYCRVCPIRDCCARKGIEGCHRCDDFPCDLIENFPLPVGKKVIMRAIPTWRELGTEAWVEEEEKRYRCPRCGAPLFRGARRCRTCSSEVDVD, from the coding sequence ATGGCTGTCGACCGTGATCTGCTGGCGCCGTGCGGGCTCTACTGCGGCGTGTGCGCGGTACGCATCGCCCACCGCGACGGCAACCGGAAATTCAAGGAAAGGCTGGTGTCGGTCTACGGGGTGAGCTCGCCGGAGGACATCCGCTGCGGGGGGTGCCTCTCCGATGACCTCTTCTTCTACTGCCGAGTATGCCCCATCAGGGACTGCTGCGCCCGCAAGGGGATCGAGGGATGCCACCGCTGCGACGACTTCCCCTGCGACCTCATCGAGAACTTCCCCCTCCCCGTGGGCAAGAAGGTCATCATGCGCGCCATCCCCACCTGGAGGGAGCTGGGGACCGAGGCCTGGGTGGAGGAGGAGGAAAAGCGTTACCGCTGCCCGCGCTGCGGCGCCCCCCTCTTCCGCGGCGCAAGGCGCTGCCGCACCTGCTCCTCCGAGGTGGACGTGGACTGA
- a CDS encoding DUF169 domain-containing protein has translation MDIEDCREAGRELYERLHLATYPVAIRYVRDEAEFGEGMARPSASGQKWSLCQAFTYARRWGITSCMGQADNFCVPSTVWHRWVDIPWEEFIQSQIRQGWHRDEEAERRRCEYGLRMLGEENLARAAQYAGIIASPLPFTTVVPDSVLVYGNAESVTHIIHALAYGGEHFPTSYFEGFGESCMKGGLVPFLTGVPQVVIPGMGDRAFSGTYDYEIAIGFPGTLLGEVAESLFKAGGRLNMGQPVRTLLPTGITESITPGFQYLRDKIDERG, from the coding sequence ATGGACATCGAGGATTGCCGGGAAGCGGGGCGGGAACTCTACGAGCGGCTGCATCTGGCCACCTACCCGGTGGCCATCAGGTATGTGAGGGACGAGGCGGAGTTCGGGGAGGGCATGGCGCGCCCGTCGGCCTCGGGCCAGAAGTGGAGCCTGTGCCAGGCCTTCACCTACGCGCGACGCTGGGGGATCACCTCCTGCATGGGCCAAGCGGACAACTTCTGTGTACCGTCCACGGTCTGGCACCGCTGGGTGGATATACCCTGGGAGGAGTTCATCCAGAGCCAGATCCGCCAGGGCTGGCACCGCGACGAGGAGGCGGAGCGGAGGCGCTGCGAATACGGGCTCAGGATGCTGGGGGAGGAGAACCTGGCCAGGGCGGCGCAGTACGCAGGTATCATCGCCTCTCCTCTGCCCTTCACCACGGTGGTCCCGGACAGCGTGCTGGTGTACGGCAACGCGGAGAGCGTCACCCACATCATTCATGCCCTGGCCTACGGCGGGGAGCACTTCCCCACCTCGTACTTCGAGGGCTTCGGCGAGTCCTGCATGAAGGGCGGGCTGGTGCCCTTCCTCACCGGGGTGCCGCAGGTGGTCATCCCCGGCATGGGCGACCGCGCCTTCTCCGGGACCTACGACTACGAGATCGCCATCGGGTTTCCGGGCACCCTCCTCGGCGAGGTGGCAGAGAGCCTGTTCAAGGCCGGGGGGCGCCTGAACATGGGGCAGCCGGTGCGCACCCTGCTCCCCACCGGGATCACCGAGAGCATCACCCCCGGATTCCAGTACCTGCGCGATAAGATAGACGAGCGCGGATGA
- a CDS encoding (Fe-S)-binding protein, whose amino-acid sequence MDDLRPAKPFNEKACTRCGLCFSECPVMGLTEKTAREEIARLIAGEPTRQVLRKCASCFACDHLCPEGCNPTELVLQRWHELYVRDGLPLRARYYSPHEKLNFRTHVVARMPAEERELLRRWADHSPAEEILYPGCNIITAPFLTRTKALDGLEIRGTLDYCCGETYYRMGLFDEVQKVARRLERYFKTLGVKRVNILCTAGCNMFMNVLPAYGVDFGFEVRPYLPVILEKLESGELEIKKRLSGTATIQESCYGKQLGEEYMDVPRRILELVGLEVVEEEKRRGRALCCGIAGGFPPASGYHIMDITLATVKSLLQARATGADYTVSYCAGCLQMLSTGRVLFPLGGPVYHILELLSEALGEEPQHPMGWRARAFLAGVMRHQVPLTLSRKRYRIPEIPEVPPGAAE is encoded by the coding sequence ATGGATGATCTCAGGCCCGCCAAGCCGTTCAATGAAAAGGCATGCACGCGCTGCGGCCTCTGTTTCAGCGAGTGTCCGGTGATGGGCCTGACGGAGAAGACGGCCCGGGAGGAGATCGCGAGGCTCATCGCCGGTGAGCCCACCCGGCAAGTGCTGCGCAAGTGCGCCAGCTGCTTCGCCTGCGACCACCTGTGCCCCGAGGGCTGCAACCCCACCGAGCTGGTGCTCCAGCGCTGGCACGAGCTTTACGTGCGCGACGGGCTGCCCCTGCGGGCCAGGTACTATTCGCCCCACGAAAAGCTCAACTTCCGCACCCACGTGGTGGCCAGGATGCCCGCGGAGGAGCGTGAGCTGCTGCGGAGATGGGCGGACCACTCCCCAGCCGAGGAGATCCTCTACCCCGGCTGCAACATCATCACCGCCCCCTTCCTCACCAGGACGAAGGCCCTGGATGGCCTGGAGATCCGCGGCACCCTGGACTACTGCTGCGGCGAGACCTACTACCGCATGGGCCTCTTCGACGAGGTGCAGAAGGTGGCCCGGCGCCTGGAGAGGTACTTCAAGACCCTGGGCGTGAAGCGGGTGAACATCCTGTGCACCGCCGGGTGCAACATGTTCATGAACGTGCTGCCCGCCTACGGGGTGGACTTCGGCTTCGAGGTCAGGCCTTACCTCCCGGTGATACTGGAGAAGCTCGAATCCGGGGAGCTGGAGATAAAAAAGAGGCTTTCCGGCACCGCCACCATCCAGGAATCCTGCTACGGCAAGCAGCTGGGAGAGGAGTACATGGACGTGCCCCGCCGCATCTTGGAGCTGGTCGGCCTGGAGGTAGTGGAGGAGGAGAAGCGGCGCGGCCGCGCCCTCTGCTGCGGCATCGCCGGCGGCTTCCCTCCCGCCTCCGGCTACCACATCATGGACATCACCCTGGCCACGGTGAAGAGCCTGCTGCAGGCCCGCGCCACCGGGGCGGACTACACCGTGAGCTACTGCGCCGGGTGCCTCCAGATGCTCTCCACCGGCCGGGTGCTCTTCCCGCTGGGTGGACCAGTATACCACATCCTGGAATTGCTCTCCGAGGCGCTGGGGGAGGAGCCGCAGCACCCCATGGGGTGGAGGGCGCGCGCCTTCCTGGCCGGGGTGATGCGCCATCAGGTACCCCTCACCCTCTCGCGCAAGAGGTACCGCATCCCGGAGATACCCGAGGTGCCACCGGGGGCGGCGGAATAG
- a CDS encoding (Fe-S)-binding protein, whose translation MDTGSTPFRFFRDFLCDGCGDCFAACPYLELPREEARREIADLIERGESRALEVCNTCHTCDSVCPNGADPYELVLERWWERRQEGLPAAARLVTPSEPCNIWSSLKAIMPADELALLDAWDDFTPCEEICLTGFYTSVVPYLLRAKVLEGLPKVVGSEALFGCAGDIYKTGRFDLVEQIARRLERVFGEMGVKRVVASMSAEGMVLKHILPERFGARFDFEVTTLDDWLLERLLAGEIKVRHPLGMRVTVHDNCLSKLEGGRLQEVVREVVRRAGCSVVEAAHHGERSMCCGFGAAAARFRVMDIMSSGRRRLKEIEATGADAAVIYCPACLFILSVIKEMEGSRMPFYHPVELVELAAGGSPDHRHRERAWDMMAVISNHLVKYALFPSHRKSFQPAAISPQVEPLPELPRGDRLRLRALAALYRSPAVQNPVTRRLVSLGFKAAVGAYGAAQRRRLGLSL comes from the coding sequence ATGGACACGGGGAGCACGCCCTTCCGCTTCTTCCGCGACTTCCTCTGCGACGGCTGCGGCGACTGCTTCGCCGCCTGCCCCTACCTCGAGCTCCCCCGCGAGGAGGCCCGGCGGGAGATCGCCGACCTCATCGAGCGGGGCGAGTCGCGCGCCCTGGAGGTCTGCAACACCTGCCACACCTGCGACTCCGTCTGCCCCAACGGCGCCGACCCCTACGAGCTGGTGCTGGAGCGCTGGTGGGAGAGGAGGCAGGAGGGGCTGCCCGCCGCCGCCCGCCTGGTCACTCCGTCAGAGCCCTGCAACATCTGGTCCTCCCTCAAGGCCATCATGCCCGCGGACGAGCTGGCCCTGCTGGACGCCTGGGACGACTTCACCCCCTGCGAGGAGATCTGCCTCACCGGCTTCTATACCAGCGTGGTCCCCTACCTGCTGCGGGCGAAGGTGCTCGAGGGGCTTCCCAAGGTCGTGGGCTCCGAGGCCCTCTTCGGCTGCGCCGGGGACATCTACAAGACGGGGCGCTTCGACCTGGTGGAGCAGATCGCCCGCCGCCTGGAGCGCGTCTTCGGGGAGATGGGGGTGAAGCGGGTGGTGGCCTCCATGAGCGCCGAGGGCATGGTGCTCAAGCACATCCTGCCCGAGAGGTTCGGCGCCCGCTTCGACTTCGAAGTGACCACCCTGGACGACTGGCTGCTGGAGAGGCTGCTAGCCGGGGAGATCAAGGTCCGGCATCCCCTGGGCATGAGGGTTACGGTACACGACAACTGCCTCTCCAAGCTGGAGGGGGGGAGGCTGCAGGAGGTGGTGCGGGAGGTCGTGCGACGCGCCGGCTGCAGCGTGGTGGAGGCGGCGCACCACGGCGAGCGCTCCATGTGCTGCGGCTTCGGAGCCGCCGCCGCCCGCTTCCGGGTCATGGACATCATGTCCTCCGGCCGCCGCCGCCTCAAGGAGATCGAGGCCACGGGGGCGGACGCGGCGGTGATCTACTGCCCCGCCTGCCTCTTCATCCTCTCGGTGATCAAGGAGATGGAGGGGTCGAGGATGCCCTTCTACCATCCCGTGGAGCTGGTGGAGCTGGCGGCGGGCGGGAGCCCGGACCACCGCCACCGGGAGCGGGCCTGGGACATGATGGCGGTGATCTCCAACCACCTGGTGAAGTACGCCTTGTTCCCGAGCCACCGGAAGAGCTTTCAGCCCGCTGCCATATCTCCGCAGGTCGAGCCGCTGCCCGAGCTGCCGCGGGGAGACCGCCTGCGACTGAGGGCGCTCGCCGCCCTCTACCGCAGCCCCGCGGTGCAGAACCCCGTGACGCGGCGCCTCGTCTCCCTGGGGTTCAAGGCGGCGGTAGGAGCATACGGCGCGGCGCAAAGGAGACGTCTGGGGCTCTCGTTGTAA
- a CDS encoding (Fe-S)-binding protein yields MCGDTGGFDFFRYEDCDLCGDCLARCRYLDLSRAEAVEEMKRLVAGEPTRVVHRRCISCYACDAFCPRGCRPYELIIARWHERYRKRGLPVRASYLMPASEPNFRTDMVRTMQPWERELLREWRETPPEGELVLYPGCNALTLPHLLHGPHMEGITVSGAFDLCCGEMYFRMGLFDVVARTAERLTAHYRGRDIGTMLFVCPAGLNLFRNVLPGQFGAEFSFRTRYLGEFLLEKVEAGELEIRRRLGRSIAVHDSCHGRILGEEVTGSARRLYGLIGLEMREMVEDPAEGLCCGMAAGCNRYNPLDMYLAAVRELRAAAGTGADELATYCGGCQLTLSMLRWLYPTRQPVRHLLEYLKEALGEEPYHPAPRRTLRMLGNVAVKAFPQLLSPRTYRIEAR; encoded by the coding sequence ATGTGCGGTGATACGGGCGGGTTTGACTTCTTCCGCTACGAGGACTGCGACCTCTGCGGCGACTGCCTGGCGCGCTGCCGCTACCTGGACCTCTCGCGGGCGGAGGCGGTTGAGGAGATGAAAAGGCTCGTCGCGGGCGAGCCCACCCGCGTGGTGCACCGCAGATGCATCAGCTGCTATGCCTGCGACGCCTTCTGCCCCCGCGGCTGCCGTCCCTACGAGCTCATCATCGCGAGATGGCACGAGCGCTACCGCAAGCGCGGGCTGCCGGTGCGTGCCTCCTACCTCATGCCCGCCTCGGAGCCCAACTTCCGCACCGATATGGTAAGGACCATGCAGCCCTGGGAGCGGGAGCTGCTGCGAGAGTGGAGGGAAACGCCGCCCGAGGGGGAGCTCGTCCTCTACCCCGGCTGCAACGCCCTCACCCTCCCCCATCTCCTGCACGGCCCCCACATGGAGGGGATCACGGTATCGGGTGCCTTCGACCTCTGCTGCGGCGAGATGTATTTCCGCATGGGCCTCTTCGACGTGGTGGCGCGCACGGCGGAGAGGCTCACCGCCCACTACCGGGGCCGGGACATCGGCACCATGCTCTTCGTCTGCCCCGCCGGGCTCAACCTCTTCCGCAACGTCCTGCCGGGGCAGTTCGGGGCGGAGTTCTCCTTCCGGACCAGGTATCTCGGGGAGTTCCTGCTGGAGAAGGTGGAGGCGGGCGAGCTGGAGATCAGGCGGCGCCTCGGCCGCTCCATCGCCGTGCACGACTCCTGCCACGGCCGCATCCTCGGGGAGGAGGTCACGGGATCCGCGCGGCGGCTCTACGGGCTCATAGGCCTGGAGATGCGGGAGATGGTGGAGGACCCGGCCGAGGGCCTGTGCTGCGGCATGGCCGCGGGCTGCAACCGCTATAACCCCCTGGACATGTACCTGGCGGCGGTCAGGGAGCTGCGCGCCGCGGCCGGGACGGGCGCCGACGAGCTGGCCACCTACTGCGGGGGCTGCCAGCTCACCCTGTCCATGCTGCGCTGGCTCTACCCAACCCGCCAGCCGGTTCGCCACCTGCTGGAGTACCTCAAGGAGGCCCTGGGCGAGGAACCCTACCACCCCGCCCCCCGGCGCACCCTGCGCATGTTGGGCAACGTGGCGGTGAAGGCCTTCCCCCAACTCCTCTCCCCCCGCACCTACCGCATCGAGGCACGGTGA
- a CDS encoding acyl-CoA dehydrogenase family protein, whose product MDFALTDEQKALQKTVHEFAENEIRPVAREYDERGEFAWDIVRKAARLELTYSGVPEEYGGPGLSMLDNVIVIEELGWGCVGIASAIALNQIAILPILLGGNEEQKRAYLARLTDPDNPRLCAFGLTEPEAGSDAASLKTRAVRDGDEYVLNGQKCFITNGGVADFYTIFATVDPEKRYQGITAFLVDADTPGFSIGKIEHKMGMRASQTAELILEDVRVPASNVLRGEGQGFYVAMETLDTSRPGVGAIGVGLARAAFEEALAYSRQRVQFGKPICRQQAIAFMLADMATKVDYARLLCYRAAWMLDRGMNAIKESSMAKYVGTDVAMEVCTDAVQIHGGYGYMKDYLVEKLFRDAKILQIVEGTNQIQRLVLSAQLIS is encoded by the coding sequence ATGGACTTCGCGCTGACCGATGAGCAAAAGGCCCTACAGAAGACGGTGCACGAGTTCGCGGAGAACGAGATCAGGCCCGTGGCCCGCGAATACGACGAGAGGGGCGAGTTCGCCTGGGACATCGTGCGCAAAGCCGCCAGGCTGGAGCTGACCTACTCCGGCGTCCCCGAGGAATACGGCGGCCCGGGGCTGAGCATGCTGGACAACGTCATCGTCATCGAGGAGCTGGGGTGGGGGTGCGTGGGCATCGCCTCGGCCATCGCCCTCAACCAGATCGCCATCCTGCCCATCCTGCTGGGGGGAAACGAGGAGCAGAAAAGGGCCTACCTGGCGCGGCTCACCGACCCCGACAACCCCCGGCTGTGCGCCTTCGGCCTCACCGAGCCCGAGGCGGGCTCCGACGCCGCTTCCCTCAAGACCAGGGCGGTGCGCGACGGGGACGAATACGTCCTCAACGGCCAGAAATGCTTCATAACCAACGGCGGGGTGGCCGATTTCTACACCATCTTCGCCACCGTGGACCCCGAGAAGAGGTACCAGGGCATCACCGCCTTCCTCGTGGACGCAGACACGCCGGGCTTTTCCATCGGCAAGATAGAGCACAAGATGGGTATGCGCGCTTCCCAGACCGCGGAGCTCATCCTGGAAGACGTGAGAGTGCCGGCCTCCAACGTGCTGCGCGGGGAAGGGCAGGGCTTCTACGTGGCCATGGAGACCCTGGACACCTCCCGCCCCGGGGTGGGAGCCATCGGGGTGGGACTGGCGCGGGCGGCCTTCGAGGAAGCCCTCGCCTATTCCAGGCAGCGCGTGCAGTTCGGAAAGCCCATCTGCCGCCAGCAGGCCATCGCCTTCATGCTCGCGGACATGGCCACCAAGGTGGACTACGCGCGCCTGCTCTGCTACCGCGCGGCCTGGATGCTTGACCGGGGCATGAACGCCATCAAGGAGTCCTCCATGGCCAAGTACGTGGGCACGGACGTGGCCATGGAGGTGTGCACAGACGCGGTGCAGATCCACGGCGGCTACGGGTACATGAAGGACTATCTGGTGGAGAAGCTCTTCCGGGACGCCAAGATCCTGCAGATCGTGGAGGGGACCAACCAGATACAGCGCCTGGTGCTCTCCGCCCAGCTCATCAGCTGA
- a CDS encoding MFS transporter, protein MAADGNGRAGAGVLSAFGYRDFSLLWSGALLSNIGTWVHMSALFWYVKELTGSDAWVGLVTVANFIPVFFLVLFAGSLADVLNRKALIIATQAAMMLGALALGVLASSGRADLPEILAITAFMGTAFTFNFPAWRAIIADLVQPRDLLNAVALDAAEFNMARFIGPWLGGIIVSAWTVSAAFYVNAASFLAVIAALLLIRTRTPRNPRPPRGTLAHVREILVYVWRHRWAFNLLLVLAVASVFGLPFIVLLPGMARDVLKKGARGYGLLLGLVGLGAAVAAPFVTWMNRRFRESEIIKITALGAGVSLAAFSLSRAFWLSLVLGFLLGGAFLMLSAAVNTVLQARVERDMRGRIMSLYIFVFQGMMPVGGMLMGFLADRFSAPAVLFACGLVCLITSAALFAFPSFLGEAFTG, encoded by the coding sequence ATGGCAGCTGATGGTAATGGACGCGCCGGGGCAGGGGTCCTCTCCGCCTTCGGGTACCGCGATTTCTCCCTCTTGTGGTCGGGCGCCCTGCTCTCGAACATCGGCACCTGGGTGCACATGAGCGCCCTCTTCTGGTACGTGAAGGAGCTCACGGGCTCTGATGCCTGGGTGGGGCTGGTGACGGTGGCCAACTTCATCCCCGTCTTCTTTCTCGTGCTCTTCGCCGGCTCCCTGGCGGACGTCCTCAACCGCAAGGCCCTCATCATCGCCACCCAGGCGGCCATGATGCTGGGCGCCCTGGCCCTGGGGGTCCTCGCCTCCTCCGGGAGAGCGGACCTGCCGGAGATCCTCGCCATCACCGCCTTTATGGGCACCGCCTTCACCTTCAACTTCCCCGCCTGGCGGGCCATCATCGCCGACCTCGTGCAGCCCCGCGACCTCCTCAACGCCGTGGCCCTGGACGCCGCGGAGTTCAACATGGCGCGCTTCATCGGTCCCTGGCTGGGCGGCATCATCGTCTCCGCCTGGACGGTCAGCGCCGCCTTCTACGTCAACGCCGCCAGCTTCCTCGCGGTCATCGCCGCCCTCCTGCTCATCAGGACCAGGACCCCCCGCAACCCGAGACCCCCGCGGGGTACCCTGGCTCACGTGCGCGAGATACTCGTCTATGTGTGGCGCCACCGCTGGGCCTTCAACCTGCTGCTGGTCCTCGCCGTGGCCTCCGTCTTCGGGCTCCCCTTCATCGTGCTCCTGCCGGGCATGGCCAGAGACGTGCTGAAAAAGGGCGCCAGGGGTTACGGCCTGCTGCTGGGTCTGGTGGGGCTGGGTGCCGCCGTGGCCGCGCCCTTCGTCACCTGGATGAACCGCCGCTTTCGCGAGAGCGAGATCATAAAGATAACCGCCCTGGGCGCGGGCGTCTCCCTGGCGGCCTTCTCGCTCTCCCGCGCCTTCTGGCTATCGCTGGTCCTCGGCTTTTTGCTGGGGGGCGCTTTCCTCATGCTCTCGGCGGCGGTGAACACCGTCCTGCAGGCGCGCGTGGAGCGGGACATGCGCGGGCGCATCATGAGCCTCTACATCTTCGTCTTCCAGGGCATGATGCCGGTGGGCGGGATGCTCATGGGTTTTCTGGCCGACCGCTTTTCCGCCCCCGCGGTGCTCTTCGCCTGCGGCCTGGTCTGCCTCATCACCTCGGCGGCGCTCTTCGCGTTCCCCTCCTTCCTCGGGGAGGCGTTCACCGGATGA
- a CDS encoding 4Fe-4S binding protein: MSGRMRRGGKPERGGDELAVDRFALADVIPSGRDFIFLDAERCTGCGNCVAICPMDLWRMRGGRAELAEGYRGVCVECGSCFIACEAGAVDFTYPPGGTGVAYRYA; this comes from the coding sequence ATGAGCGGAAGAATGCGGAGAGGAGGGAAGCCGGAGCGCGGCGGGGACGAGCTGGCCGTGGACCGTTTCGCACTCGCGGATGTGATACCCTCCGGACGCGACTTCATCTTCCTGGACGCCGAAAGGTGCACGGGGTGCGGCAACTGCGTGGCCATATGCCCCATGGACCTGTGGAGGATGCGCGGCGGCAGGGCGGAGCTGGCGGAGGGCTACCGCGGTGTCTGCGTGGAATGCGGCAGCTGCTTCATCGCCTGCGAGGCGGGGGCCGTGGACTTCACTTATCCTCCCGGGGGTACCGGCGTGGCGTACAGATACGCCTGA
- a CDS encoding NAD(P)/FAD-dependent oxidoreductase, protein MQRYDIIVVGAGPGGSVAAMTAAEAGMKVLLLERSRYPGEKNASGFALSTKAWRDFPFIAELDLPSIRYNRLCVAHFLSPPPEMEERFSISSGPSRRMGYPEARDFFTAGMLRREFDQWLAERARAAGATLMLQSLATGLRRESGRVAGVVLEGGEEYAAPVVIGADGVLSATARLSGLREKWRPDQVISACAVDYAASRERMDDVIHEAGFQAYFGPGIGGNYLVAYADGLHLGGPGVTNSLVSRLNRSHIKPARELLDSLQAPPTRRLLRSLDARPREWQAHLLPWMDRMPTDIYTGGLMLVGDAAGLPEPLYAEGVWQAMYSGRLAAQVALECEEEGDVSAASLARYLERLEESPVGKEFVGGSELRRLFEMMGDPGLSRELTELAVDLTVNLFMSAQEPKAECVARALPVLAENLPLLLEVARIYLPMLLEVEGERVRGYLTALKGLGFILRGAEGGSDAGEERG, encoded by the coding sequence ATGCAGCGGTACGACATCATCGTGGTGGGAGCGGGGCCGGGGGGAAGCGTCGCCGCCATGACGGCGGCCGAAGCGGGCATGAAAGTGCTGCTGCTGGAGCGATCGCGGTACCCCGGCGAGAAGAACGCCTCGGGCTTCGCCCTCTCCACCAAGGCCTGGCGCGACTTCCCCTTCATCGCCGAACTGGACCTCCCCTCCATACGCTACAACCGGCTGTGCGTGGCCCATTTCCTCTCGCCGCCCCCGGAGATGGAGGAAAGGTTTTCCATCTCCTCGGGACCGTCCCGGCGCATGGGCTACCCCGAGGCCCGGGATTTCTTCACCGCGGGCATGCTGCGCCGGGAGTTCGACCAGTGGCTGGCGGAGAGGGCGCGGGCGGCCGGGGCAACCCTCATGCTCCAGTCGCTGGCCACGGGCTTGCGGCGGGAGTCGGGGAGGGTGGCCGGGGTGGTCCTGGAGGGGGGAGAGGAGTACGCCGCCCCCGTGGTGATCGGCGCCGACGGGGTGCTCTCCGCCACGGCGCGCCTCTCGGGCCTGAGGGAGAAGTGGCGCCCCGACCAGGTGATAAGCGCCTGCGCGGTGGATTACGCGGCGTCCCGTGAGCGCATGGACGACGTCATCCACGAGGCGGGTTTCCAGGCCTATTTCGGCCCCGGCATCGGGGGTAACTACCTCGTGGCCTACGCCGACGGACTGCACCTGGGCGGCCCCGGGGTGACCAACAGCCTGGTATCGCGCCTCAACCGAAGCCACATCAAGCCGGCGCGCGAGCTCCTGGACTCCCTTCAGGCACCGCCGACGCGGCGCCTGCTGCGCTCCCTGGACGCCCGGCCCCGGGAGTGGCAGGCCCACCTCCTCCCCTGGATGGACCGCATGCCCACCGACATCTATACCGGCGGGCTCATGCTGGTGGGAGACGCCGCCGGCCTGCCCGAGCCTCTCTACGCGGAGGGGGTCTGGCAGGCCATGTACTCGGGGAGGCTCGCGGCGCAGGTGGCCCTGGAATGCGAGGAAGAGGGCGACGTTTCCGCGGCGTCCCTGGCCCGCTACCTGGAACGCCTGGAGGAGAGCCCGGTGGGAAAGGAGTTCGTAGGCGGCAGCGAGCTGCGGCGGCTCTTCGAGATGATGGGAGACCCCGGGCTTTCGCGCGAGCTCACCGAGCTGGCGGTGGACCTGACGGTGAACCTTTTCATGTCCGCGCAGGAGCCGAAGGCGGAATGCGTGGCCCGCGCCCTGCCGGTGCTGGCGGAGAACCTGCCCCTCCTCCTGGAGGTCGCCAGGATCTACCTCCCCATGTTGTTGGAGGTGGAGGGGGAGAGGGTGCGCGGATACCTCACCGCCCTCAAAGGACTGGGCTTCATCCTGCGCGGCGCGGAAGGAGGTTCCGACGCGGGGGAGGAGAGGGGATGA